Proteins from a genomic interval of Diospyros lotus cultivar Yz01 chromosome 6, ASM1463336v1, whole genome shotgun sequence:
- the LOC127804112 gene encoding uncharacterized protein LOC127804112 — protein MSRLHDLRRLSSFNTVCQSTDFSAFGKWTADFDFWGQQRTRNHDACGFSSFAEAEELQAQTIDHEGDGCGACSPPLWTSTTPLLPGDHCYSYPSPRSRLQAIMDGRKEIMEMIKDLPESSYELSLKDIVDEQKSLEQQRLEAGHKDGVMACGSLNSDKLKQQRRKKCTNRQISRSQSMDTGVFLLKTFAPVSWGLKRRSTTSNRSKVSPRPLMEAPEKAVDQKGWWKSLSMGNGKNSRSSSSNSNSSSSSTGSTTSIRNRHEDMSFTPSCWSFFKKNRFRRQ, from the exons ATGTCCAGGCTTCATGATCTTCGCCGCCTTTCCTCTTTCAATACAGTCTGTCAGTCGACTGACTTCTCGGCGTTCGGGAAATGGACGGCAGATTTTGATTTCTGGGGCCAACAGAGAACCAGGAATCATGATGCCTGTGGTTTTTCAAGCTTTGCTGAAGCAGAGGAGTTGCAGGCTCAAACAATAGATCATGAAGGCGACGGCTGTGGCGCCTGCTCACCTCCATTATGGACAAGCACGACCCCTTTACTCCCCGGCGATCATTGTTACAGTTATCCATCCCCGAGATCGCGGTTGCAGGCAATCATGGACGGCAGAAAGGAAATCATGGAGATGATCAAGGACTTGCCTGAGTCTTCATACGAACTCTCCCTGAAAGATATCGTTGATGAGCAGAAGAGCTTGGAACAGCAGAGGTTGGAAGCCGGTCATAAAGATGGTGTAATGGCATGTGGGAGTCTGAATTCGGATAAACTAAAGCAACAGAGGAGGAAAAAGTGCACGAACCGTCAGATATCGCGAAGCCAAAGCATGGATACTGGAGTTTTCCTTCTGAAAACGTTTGCCCCAGTTTCTTGGGGACTGAAGCGGAGATCGACAACGAGTAACCGCTCGAAGGTTTCTCCAAGACCATTGATGGAGGCACCGGAGAAGGCAGTTGATCAAAAGGGATGGTGGAAGTCTCTGTCTATGGGAAATGGTAAGAACAGTAGAAGTAGCAGCAGCAAtagcaacagcagcagcagcagcactgGAAGCACTACTAGCATCAGGAACAG GCACGAAGACATGAGCTTTACACCCAGCTGCTGGTCCTTTTTCAAAAAAAACAGATTCAGGAGACAGTAG
- the LOC127803810 gene encoding pentatricopeptide repeat-containing protein At2g13600 isoform X1, protein MARHGLFRQAVADFSLVDSSPFSKLLDVCLQSKSVRDARRIHARIIKSQFSAEIFIQNRLIDVYGKCGCLDDARKLFDRMPERNTFSWNPIITALSRSGFLDEAARLFGSMPGPDQCSWNSMVSGFAQHGRFEESLDYFVRMHRENFVLNEYSFGSALSACAGSLDQEMGTQIHALVSKSPFSSDVYMGSALIDMYAKCGNVACAQIVFDEMTDRNIVSWNSLITCYEQNGPASVALDVFMRMVDCGVEPDEVTFASVVSACASLSAIKEGQQIHARALKDDKFRDDLILSNALVDMYAKCGKVVEARLVFDRMTNRNVVSETSMVSGYAKAASVRTARLMFAKMTEKNIVSWNALIAGYTQNGDNEEAVRLFCLLKREAIFPTHYTFGNLLNACANLADLKLGKQAHAHVLKHGFRFQSGPESDIFVGNSLIDMYLKCGLVEDGSLVFKNMTERDLVSWNAVIVGYAQNGHGVEALAAFRQMLVGGEKPDHVTMIGVLCACSHAGLVEEGRHYFLSMSKDHGLEPLKDHYTCMVDLLGRAGCLDEAKDLIESMPMQPDGVVWGSLLAACKVHGNMCLGKYVAQKLLDVDPNNSGPYVLLSNMYAELRRWKDVVRIRKLMSQRGVVKQPGCSWIEIQSHVHVFMVKDKRHPQKKEIYLLLKSLIQQMRLAGYVPHTDDLDTDEEQNNSDFTLSDHLELPQVAVVLEEKNEIIF, encoded by the exons ATGGCAAGGCATGGATTGTTTAGACAAGCAGTGGCTGATTTTTCCCTGGTTGATTCGTCGCCCTTTTCCAAGCTATTGGACGTCTGTCTTCAGTCAAAGTCGGTAAGGGACGCTCGCCGTATCCATGCACGCATCATCAAGTCCCAGTTTTCGGCGGAAATTTTCATACAGAACAGGCTTATAGACGTTTACGGGAAATGTGGTTGTTTGGATGATGCGCGCAAGCTGTTCGACCGAATGCCCGAGAGGAATACGTTCTCTTGGAATCCGATTATAACGGCGTTATCAAGATCGGGTTTTCTTGATGAAGCTGCGAGGCTTTTTGGGTCTATGCCTGGACCTGATCAGTGCTCCTGGAACTCCATGGTTTCGGGTTTTGCTCAGCATGGTCGCTTTGAGGAAtcacttgattattttgttaggATGCATAGGGAGAATTTTGTGCTCAATGAATACTCGTTCGGAAGTGCACTTAGTGCCTGTGCTGGGTCATTGGATCAGGAAATGGGTACCCAAATCCATGCTTTGGTATCAAAGTCTCCATTCTCATCAGACGTTTATATGGGATCTGCCCTTATTGATATGTACGCCAAATGTGGGAATGTGGCCTGTGCTCAAATAGTGTTTGATGAGATGACTGATCGCAACATAGTCTCTTGGAATAGCTTGATCACATGCTACGAACAGAATGGTCCAGCCAGTGTGGCTCTTGATGTTTTTATGAGGATGGTGGATTGCGGGGTTGAACCTGATGAGGTTACATTTGCCAGTGTGGTTAGTGCTTGTGCAAGTTTGTCGGCCATCAAAGAAGGTCAACAAATTCATGCCCGTGCTCTGAAAGATGATAAGTTCAGAGATGACCTTATTTTAAGCAATGCATTGGTTgatatgtatgccaaatgcggTAAAGTTGTAGAAGCTAGGCTTGTTTTTGATAGGATGACAAATAGAAATGTTGTGTCTGAAACCTCCATGGTAAGTGGTTATGCAAAAGCAGCAAGTGTGAGAACTGCAAGATTAATGTTTGCCAAGATGACAGAAAAAAATATAGTATCTTGGAATGCACTTATTGCAGGCTATACCCAGAATGGGGACAATGAAGAAGCTGTAAGACTCTTTTGCCTTTTGAAAAGAGAAGCCATTTTCCCAACACATTATACCTTCGGGAATTTGCTCAATGCTTGTGCAAATTTAGCTGATTTGAAGCTTGGGAAGCAGGCTCATGCCCATGTCTTGAAGCATGGTTTTCGCTTCCAGTCTGGACCAGAGTCTGATATTTTTGTGGGCAACTCTCTTATAGATATGTACTTGAAATGTGGATTGGTTGAAGATGGGAGCTTGGTGTTTAAGAACATGACTGAAAGAGATTTGGTTTCATGGAATGCTGTGATAGTTGGGTATGCCCAAAATGGGCATGGGGTAGAAGCTCTTGCTGCCTTCAGACAAATGTTGGTAGGTGGAGAGAAACCGGATCATGTTACGATGATTGGAGTTCTTTGTGCTTGCAGCCATGCAGGGCTGGTTGAGGAGGGACGCCATTATTTCCTCTCTATGAGCAAGGACCATGGTTTGGAACCCTTGAAGGACCATTACACATGCATGGTTGATTTACTTGGTCGAGCTGGTTGCCTTGATGAAGCTAAGGATTTGATAGAATCAATGCCAATGCAGCCCGATGGGGTTGTATGGGGCTCTTTGCTTGCTGCTTGCAAAGTTCATGGTAACATGTGCTTGGGAAAATATGTGGCTCAGAAGCTCCTAGACGTTGATCCCAATAACTCTGGTCCTTATGTTCTTCTCTCAAACATGTATGCTGAGCTTAGGAGATGGAAGGATGTTGTTAGAATTCGGAAGCTTATGAGTCAGCGAGGAGTTGTTAAGCAGCCTGGTTGCAGCTGGATTGAGATACAGAGCCATGTGCATGTTTTCATGGTGAAAGATAAAAGGCAtcctcaaaagaaagaaatatacctACTTCTGAAATCACTTATTCAACAGATGAGGCTAGCTGGATATGTTCCACATACTGATGATTTGGATACTGATGAGGAGCAGAACAACTCAGATTTTACCCTTTCTGACCATTTGGAATTGCCGCAAGTTGCTGTTGTT ttggaagaaaagaatgaaattatcttttag
- the LOC127803810 gene encoding pentatricopeptide repeat-containing protein At2g13600 isoform X2, with amino-acid sequence MARHGLFRQAVADFSLVDSSPFSKLLDVCLQSKSVRDARRIHARIIKSQFSAEIFIQNRLIDVYGKCGCLDDARKLFDRMPERNTFSWNPIITALSRSGFLDEAARLFGSMPGPDQCSWNSMVSGFAQHGRFEESLDYFVRMHRENFVLNEYSFGSALSACAGSLDQEMGTQIHALVSKSPFSSDVYMGSALIDMYAKCGNVACAQIVFDEMTDRNIVSWNSLITCYEQNGPASVALDVFMRMVDCGVEPDEVTFASVVSACASLSAIKEGQQIHARALKDDKFRDDLILSNALVDMYAKCGKVVEARLVFDRMTNRNVVSETSMVSGYAKAASVRTARLMFAKMTEKNIVSWNALIAGYTQNGDNEEAVRLFCLLKREAIFPTHYTFGNLLNACANLADLKLGKQAHAHVLKHGFRFQSGPESDIFVGNSLIDMYLKCGLVEDGSLVFKNMTERDLVSWNAVIVGYAQNGHGVEALAAFRQMLVGGEKPDHVTMIGVLCACSHAGLVEEGRHYFLSMSKDHGLEPLKDHYTCMVDLLGRAGCLDEAKDLIESMPMQPDGVVWGSLLAACKVHGNMCLGKYVAQKLLDVDPNNSGPYVLLSNMYAELRRWKDVVRIRKLMSQRGVVKQPGCSWIEIQSHVHVFMVKDKRHPQKKEIYLLLKSLIQQMRLAGYVPHTDDLDTDEEQNNSDFTLSDHLELPQVAVVV; translated from the coding sequence ATGGCAAGGCATGGATTGTTTAGACAAGCAGTGGCTGATTTTTCCCTGGTTGATTCGTCGCCCTTTTCCAAGCTATTGGACGTCTGTCTTCAGTCAAAGTCGGTAAGGGACGCTCGCCGTATCCATGCACGCATCATCAAGTCCCAGTTTTCGGCGGAAATTTTCATACAGAACAGGCTTATAGACGTTTACGGGAAATGTGGTTGTTTGGATGATGCGCGCAAGCTGTTCGACCGAATGCCCGAGAGGAATACGTTCTCTTGGAATCCGATTATAACGGCGTTATCAAGATCGGGTTTTCTTGATGAAGCTGCGAGGCTTTTTGGGTCTATGCCTGGACCTGATCAGTGCTCCTGGAACTCCATGGTTTCGGGTTTTGCTCAGCATGGTCGCTTTGAGGAAtcacttgattattttgttaggATGCATAGGGAGAATTTTGTGCTCAATGAATACTCGTTCGGAAGTGCACTTAGTGCCTGTGCTGGGTCATTGGATCAGGAAATGGGTACCCAAATCCATGCTTTGGTATCAAAGTCTCCATTCTCATCAGACGTTTATATGGGATCTGCCCTTATTGATATGTACGCCAAATGTGGGAATGTGGCCTGTGCTCAAATAGTGTTTGATGAGATGACTGATCGCAACATAGTCTCTTGGAATAGCTTGATCACATGCTACGAACAGAATGGTCCAGCCAGTGTGGCTCTTGATGTTTTTATGAGGATGGTGGATTGCGGGGTTGAACCTGATGAGGTTACATTTGCCAGTGTGGTTAGTGCTTGTGCAAGTTTGTCGGCCATCAAAGAAGGTCAACAAATTCATGCCCGTGCTCTGAAAGATGATAAGTTCAGAGATGACCTTATTTTAAGCAATGCATTGGTTgatatgtatgccaaatgcggTAAAGTTGTAGAAGCTAGGCTTGTTTTTGATAGGATGACAAATAGAAATGTTGTGTCTGAAACCTCCATGGTAAGTGGTTATGCAAAAGCAGCAAGTGTGAGAACTGCAAGATTAATGTTTGCCAAGATGACAGAAAAAAATATAGTATCTTGGAATGCACTTATTGCAGGCTATACCCAGAATGGGGACAATGAAGAAGCTGTAAGACTCTTTTGCCTTTTGAAAAGAGAAGCCATTTTCCCAACACATTATACCTTCGGGAATTTGCTCAATGCTTGTGCAAATTTAGCTGATTTGAAGCTTGGGAAGCAGGCTCATGCCCATGTCTTGAAGCATGGTTTTCGCTTCCAGTCTGGACCAGAGTCTGATATTTTTGTGGGCAACTCTCTTATAGATATGTACTTGAAATGTGGATTGGTTGAAGATGGGAGCTTGGTGTTTAAGAACATGACTGAAAGAGATTTGGTTTCATGGAATGCTGTGATAGTTGGGTATGCCCAAAATGGGCATGGGGTAGAAGCTCTTGCTGCCTTCAGACAAATGTTGGTAGGTGGAGAGAAACCGGATCATGTTACGATGATTGGAGTTCTTTGTGCTTGCAGCCATGCAGGGCTGGTTGAGGAGGGACGCCATTATTTCCTCTCTATGAGCAAGGACCATGGTTTGGAACCCTTGAAGGACCATTACACATGCATGGTTGATTTACTTGGTCGAGCTGGTTGCCTTGATGAAGCTAAGGATTTGATAGAATCAATGCCAATGCAGCCCGATGGGGTTGTATGGGGCTCTTTGCTTGCTGCTTGCAAAGTTCATGGTAACATGTGCTTGGGAAAATATGTGGCTCAGAAGCTCCTAGACGTTGATCCCAATAACTCTGGTCCTTATGTTCTTCTCTCAAACATGTATGCTGAGCTTAGGAGATGGAAGGATGTTGTTAGAATTCGGAAGCTTATGAGTCAGCGAGGAGTTGTTAAGCAGCCTGGTTGCAGCTGGATTGAGATACAGAGCCATGTGCATGTTTTCATGGTGAAAGATAAAAGGCAtcctcaaaagaaagaaatatacctACTTCTGAAATCACTTATTCAACAGATGAGGCTAGCTGGATATGTTCCACATACTGATGATTTGGATACTGATGAGGAGCAGAACAACTCAGATTTTACCCTTTCTGACCATTTGGAATTGCCGCAAGTTGCTGTTGTTGTATGA